A portion of the Acidimicrobiales bacterium genome contains these proteins:
- a CDS encoding TetR/AcrR family transcriptional regulator, translating to MGTSAIDMTSDTPSGTDSPDDTAATDPRITRSRAKLLDAATELLVDSGARSVTVDAVVERSGVAKSTLYRHWPSRTELLTDVMRSNAPEIAVPDLRDGFEPALRALVAQVAATLADPRWARILPAMFALKQQIPEVDELTAQDQEEKLAALRVVLELGADEGVLPAGLDVEIVGFQLIGPLVLAALAGSQVDTGALADHLLDRFLASYR from the coding sequence ATGGGTACGAGCGCGATCGACATGACTTCCGACACACCATCGGGGACCGACAGCCCGGACGACACGGCGGCCACCGACCCGCGCATCACCCGCAGTCGGGCCAAGCTGCTCGATGCCGCCACCGAACTCCTGGTCGACTCGGGCGCGAGATCGGTCACGGTCGATGCCGTCGTGGAGCGATCGGGTGTCGCGAAGTCGACCCTTTATCGACATTGGCCGTCACGGACCGAGCTGCTCACCGACGTGATGCGCTCGAACGCACCCGAGATCGCGGTACCGGATCTTCGCGACGGATTCGAGCCCGCCCTGCGGGCCCTCGTGGCCCAGGTCGCCGCCACGCTGGCCGACCCTCGCTGGGCGCGCATCCTGCCGGCGATGTTCGCGCTCAAGCAGCAGATCCCCGAGGTCGACGAGCTGACCGCCCAGGATCAGGAGGAGAAGCTCGCAGCGCTGCGGGTCGTGCTGGAGCTGGGCGCCGACGAGGGTGTGTTGCCGGCGGGACTCGACGTCGAGATCGTCGGTTTCCAGCTCATCGGGCCGCTCGTGCTTGCTGCGCTCGCGGGCAGCCAGGTGGACACCGGGGCATTGGCCGACCACCTGCTCGATCGGTTCCTCGCGTCCTACCGCTGA
- a CDS encoding MFS transporter has product MTTPSPEALSNPAAIVTDKRRQRNILLATCTALMAVMASVSGLNVAQQQLAIDLGASQGAILWIINGYTVALAALLMPIGAMGDRWGRKYVLLAGLAVFAIASLGAGVATTTTMMIAARVLAGVGAAMIMPVTLSVITSSFSDEDRAQAIGVWAGVAGSGGLVGLFAASFMVDILTWRWLFAIPAVLVAYSAYMTVRHVPNSAEHTEHRFDVVGSILSMLAIGGLVLGIHEGPEQGWTATITVVSMIVGVIGAIGFVIWERRQVDPLLDVRVFRNRTLTAGAVTLMAVFAVMFGIFLVLFPFFQAVIGWSALKSAVALLPMAVVMMPTSAVLAPWFTNRVGTRNAMLVGASIAGFGLMTLALRASVDGGYLSILPGLMIIGLGMGITMTPSTAAITETLPEDKQGVASALNDTTRELGGALGVALLGSILTARYESSIDPHLVGIPEEFAEPAREGIGSAFAVAGRAGDNGPAIIDAAKNAFVDGWVQSMWVGVALVAAAVVFLIVRGNPTTDAVTVGLEPPATSTTDQRTPAHRSSSPSTRRDRSRSRNGSRRQGRSIRPPAGAGRGR; this is encoded by the coding sequence ATGACCACTCCATCCCCCGAAGCCCTCTCGAACCCCGCTGCGATCGTGACGGACAAGCGCCGCCAGCGCAACATCCTCCTCGCCACGTGCACCGCCCTCATGGCCGTGATGGCATCGGTGTCGGGCCTGAACGTCGCCCAGCAGCAGCTGGCGATCGATCTCGGTGCCTCGCAGGGCGCCATCCTCTGGATCATCAACGGCTACACCGTCGCTCTCGCCGCGCTGCTCATGCCGATCGGCGCCATGGGCGACCGCTGGGGTCGCAAGTACGTGCTGCTCGCCGGCCTCGCGGTCTTCGCCATCGCCAGCCTCGGCGCCGGCGTGGCCACCACCACGACCATGATGATCGCCGCTCGCGTTCTCGCCGGCGTCGGCGCCGCCATGATCATGCCCGTCACATTGTCGGTCATCACCTCGAGCTTCTCCGACGAGGACCGGGCTCAGGCCATCGGCGTGTGGGCCGGCGTGGCCGGCAGCGGTGGGCTGGTCGGACTCTTCGCCGCCTCGTTCATGGTCGACATCCTCACCTGGCGCTGGCTCTTCGCCATCCCCGCCGTGCTCGTCGCCTACTCCGCCTACATGACCGTCCGCCACGTCCCGAACTCGGCCGAACACACCGAGCATCGCTTCGACGTCGTCGGCTCGATCCTCTCCATGCTCGCCATCGGCGGACTCGTCCTCGGGATCCACGAGGGTCCCGAGCAGGGCTGGACGGCCACGATCACCGTCGTCTCGATGATCGTCGGCGTGATCGGGGCCATCGGCTTCGTGATCTGGGAACGGCGCCAGGTCGATCCGCTCCTCGATGTCCGGGTGTTTCGCAACCGCACGCTCACCGCGGGCGCCGTCACCCTCATGGCCGTGTTCGCCGTCATGTTCGGCATCTTCCTGGTGCTGTTCCCCTTCTTCCAGGCTGTGATCGGCTGGTCGGCACTGAAGTCCGCGGTCGCCCTGCTCCCCATGGCGGTCGTGATGATGCCCACCTCCGCCGTGCTCGCCCCCTGGTTCACCAACCGGGTCGGCACCCGCAACGCCATGCTCGTCGGCGCGTCCATCGCCGGATTCGGACTCATGACCCTGGCCCTTCGGGCGTCGGTCGACGGCGGCTACCTGTCGATCCTGCCCGGCCTGATGATCATCGGCCTCGGTATGGGCATCACCATGACGCCCTCCACCGCCGCCATCACCGAGACCCTGCCCGAGGACAAGCAGGGCGTGGCCTCGGCGCTCAACGACACCACCCGTGAGCTCGGCGGTGCCCTCGGTGTGGCCCTGCTCGGTTCGATCCTCACCGCGCGCTACGAGTCGAGCATCGATCCGCACCTCGTCGGCATTCCCGAGGAGTTCGCCGAGCCCGCCCGCGAGGGCATCGGCAGCGCATTCGCCGTCGCCGGCCGCGCCGGCGACAACGGCCCTGCCATCATCGACGCCGCCAAGAACGCGTTCGTCGACGGCTGGGTGCAGTCGATGTGGGTGGGCGTCGCGCTCGTCGCCGCCGCGGTGGTCTTCCTGATCGTGCGAGGCAACCCCACGACCGACGCGGTCACTGTCGGGCTTGAACCACCTGCGACGTCGACGACAGACCAAAGAACCCCTGCGCATCGCTCATCGTCGCCGTCGACACGCCGTGACCGTTCCCGTAGTCGAAATGGGTCCCGCCGACAAGGGCGATCCATTCGCCCACCGGCGGGCGCAGGACGTGGGCGTTGA
- a CDS encoding ABC transporter permease, translated as MQVVDPSGPEVLTTRTRVRRALPRAVACAFAGVALIFLTLDPFGALAMTLKGPLVLFGLLLIGRAVGIAGVAWRGPTFDTGLVLSIGWIVALGLAATFAGLLPLSEHVDTVATLNEPGKAHPDLLSAHPFGTNNFGLDILARSIYGARVSLLTAVVGVVGSLLIGGTVGLIAGYRRGRIDAAVGIVTDSFLAFPALVMLIALATVLGPPATASSAILKTGVSLAITSMPVMARLVRANTMSVAQREFVQASWVIGARQRRILFREILPSVAVPVVAYAFVMAAVLIVAEGSLAYLGLGLQPPEPTWGNMIAEADFTTLREHPHIALVPGVFLFLSVYSMSRIGDRLGLSHRDESLL; from the coding sequence ATGCAGGTCGTTGATCCTTCGGGACCCGAGGTCCTCACGACCCGCACACGGGTCCGGCGAGCGCTGCCACGCGCGGTCGCATGCGCGTTCGCCGGTGTCGCGTTGATCTTCCTCACGCTCGACCCGTTCGGTGCGCTCGCCATGACCCTCAAGGGTCCGCTCGTGCTGTTCGGACTGTTACTCATCGGTCGGGCGGTCGGTATTGCCGGCGTCGCGTGGCGTGGGCCGACCTTCGACACCGGACTGGTGCTGTCGATCGGATGGATCGTGGCGCTGGGCCTTGCCGCGACGTTCGCCGGATTGCTTCCGTTGAGCGAACATGTCGACACGGTGGCGACGCTCAACGAGCCGGGCAAGGCTCACCCCGATCTGCTGTCGGCGCACCCCTTCGGTACCAACAACTTCGGCCTCGACATCCTGGCCCGGTCGATCTACGGCGCCCGTGTCAGCCTCCTGACCGCCGTCGTCGGTGTGGTCGGCAGCCTCCTCATCGGTGGCACCGTGGGCCTCATCGCCGGGTATCGGCGAGGGCGAATCGACGCCGCCGTCGGCATCGTGACCGACAGCTTCCTGGCCTTCCCCGCGCTCGTGATGTTGATCGCGCTCGCCACCGTGCTCGGGCCACCGGCCACCGCGTCGTCGGCGATCCTCAAGACCGGCGTCTCGTTGGCCATCACGAGCATGCCCGTCATGGCCCGCCTGGTGCGGGCCAACACCATGTCGGTGGCCCAACGCGAGTTCGTGCAGGCCAGTTGGGTGATCGGGGCGAGACAGCGTCGCATTCTCTTCCGGGAGATCCTCCCGTCGGTTGCGGTGCCGGTGGTCGCGTACGCCTTCGTGATGGCGGCCGTGCTGATCGTCGCCGAAGGTTCGCTCGCCTACCTCGGACTGGGACTCCAGCCGCCCGAGCCGACCTGGGGCAACATGATCGCCGAGGCGGACTTCACGACCCTGCGCGAGCATCCGCACATCGCGCTGGTGCCCGGGGTGTTCCTTTTCCTCAGCGTCTACAGCATGAGCCGGATCGGTGACCGCCTCGGCCTGTCCCATCGCGACGAGTCGCTCCTCTAG
- a CDS encoding ABC transporter permease, whose product MVRLVASRLLRLIPVLVIVSIGTFLMVDLVPGDPAEQVLGPNSTRDEYLRVRESMGLDEPMVERYLDWVGGALQGDLGRNLVPPVEDVSTRLVRAFPVNIELAVLALVMALAVSVPLAMWTAQKPDSRIDRIATSGTFAVIAVPPFLASIVLVLVFAIYFPVFPLGQWVRPSDGGWASNLHHAFLPALTLALPEMATFTRVLRSDMITTLQEDYIQAARGKGLPQRLIVLRHALRPSSFSLITLVGVSIGRLMGGTIVIEQVFSLPGVGRVVVDGARQSDFTVVQSGVLAIAVVYVVVGFVVDIAYGYLDPRVSHAGR is encoded by the coding sequence ATGGTCCGGCTCGTCGCCTCGAGACTTCTTCGGCTGATCCCGGTACTCGTCATCGTGAGCATCGGCACGTTTCTCATGGTCGACCTCGTGCCGGGCGACCCGGCCGAACAGGTGCTCGGCCCGAACAGCACCCGCGACGAGTATCTGCGGGTCCGCGAGTCGATGGGCCTCGACGAACCGATGGTCGAGCGCTACCTCGACTGGGTCGGCGGTGCACTCCAGGGCGACCTCGGTCGCAACCTCGTGCCGCCGGTCGAGGATGTGAGCACCCGCCTGGTGCGTGCCTTCCCGGTCAACATCGAACTGGCCGTCTTGGCCTTGGTCATGGCCCTCGCGGTGTCCGTTCCGCTCGCCATGTGGACGGCGCAGAAGCCCGACAGCCGCATCGACCGGATCGCCACGTCGGGCACGTTCGCCGTGATTGCCGTGCCACCCTTTCTCGCCAGCATCGTGCTGGTCCTCGTCTTCGCGATCTATTTCCCGGTGTTCCCGCTCGGCCAGTGGGTCCGGCCCAGCGACGGGGGTTGGGCATCGAATCTCCACCACGCCTTCCTGCCCGCGCTGACCCTGGCGCTGCCGGAGATGGCCACGTTCACCAGAGTGCTGCGCAGTGACATGATCACCACCCTCCAGGAGGACTACATCCAGGCGGCGCGCGGCAAGGGGCTCCCGCAACGGCTGATCGTCCTGCGGCACGCGCTCCGACCGTCGTCGTTCTCGTTGATCACGCTCGTCGGCGTGAGCATCGGGCGGCTGATGGGCGGCACGATCGTCATCGAACAGGTCTTCTCGTTGCCCGGTGTCGGTCGGGTGGTGGTCGACGGCGCGCGTCAGAGCGACTTCACGGTCGTGCAGAGCGGCGTGTTGGCGATCGCAGTGGTCTATGTGGTCGTCGGGTTCGTCGTCGACATCGCCTACGGCTATCTGGACCCCAGGGTGAGTCATGCAGGTCGTTGA
- a CDS encoding SDR family oxidoreductase: protein MGMTRFEGNVALVTGAGRGIGRATATRLAREGATVVVNDVDAAAVADTVAALTDEPGTAVAGVADVTDESAINALVARVVADHGKIDILVNNAGGAMPGSRWVPVADTTTGEWNSFLALNLTSAFLCARAVIPSMIDGGYGRIVCVNSISGENGQRAGAGYAAGKAGLVGLVASLAKELGPHGVAVNGITVGNAPHPSRTADRQELLDEWVHLGRVGSYDEFAAAIAFLCSADASYLSGAFLATDGGFHRFNML from the coding sequence ATGGGGATGACACGCTTCGAGGGCAACGTCGCGCTGGTCACCGGCGCCGGGCGCGGTATCGGTCGCGCGACGGCCACCCGGCTCGCCCGTGAGGGTGCGACCGTCGTCGTCAACGACGTCGACGCCGCCGCGGTGGCCGACACCGTCGCCGCGTTGACCGACGAACCGGGCACCGCGGTCGCGGGGGTCGCCGACGTGACCGACGAGAGCGCCATCAATGCGCTCGTCGCACGGGTCGTCGCCGACCACGGGAAGATCGACATCCTGGTGAACAACGCGGGCGGCGCGATGCCAGGGTCGCGCTGGGTCCCGGTCGCCGACACCACCACCGGGGAGTGGAACAGCTTCCTCGCCCTCAACCTCACGTCGGCTTTCCTCTGCGCCCGTGCGGTCATCCCGTCGATGATCGACGGTGGCTACGGCCGCATCGTCTGCGTCAACTCGATCTCCGGCGAGAACGGCCAACGGGCCGGAGCCGGCTATGCCGCCGGCAAGGCCGGACTCGTCGGGTTGGTTGCCTCGCTCGCGAAGGAACTCGGGCCTCACGGTGTGGCGGTCAACGGCATCACGGTCGGCAACGCGCCGCACCCGAGCCGCACCGCCGACCGTCAGGAGTTGCTCGACGAGTGGGTGCACCTCGGTCGAGTCGGGTCCTACGACGAGTTCGCCGCCGCGATCGCTTTCCTCTGTTCGGCCGACGCCTCCTACCTCTCGGGTGCGTTCCTCGCCACCGATGGCGGCTTCCACCGGTTCAACATGCTGTGA
- a CDS encoding nuclear transport factor 2 family protein gives MTDDELAMLLDVVNEAEAPRTSLEERLQLAEDHRAITDRVMEYGWLCDARRWDELLAIYTDDFERVLAGTLVERISGKENMRAVYEAPVLPRADGKPGGPPPADEVNSLEIRHLIHPPVVRVGDDNQTATAATCYSIVATSGDGDDFRRGVHEGGYIFGFRRDPDVWRFCSMTVISENARNPMFQR, from the coding sequence ATGACCGATGACGAGTTGGCGATGCTCTTGGACGTGGTCAACGAGGCCGAGGCGCCGCGAACGTCGCTCGAGGAGCGCCTGCAGTTGGCCGAGGACCATCGTGCGATCACCGACCGGGTCATGGAATACGGCTGGCTGTGCGACGCTCGCCGATGGGACGAACTGCTCGCGATCTACACCGACGACTTCGAGCGGGTGCTCGCCGGCACCCTCGTCGAGCGCATCTCGGGCAAGGAGAACATGCGGGCGGTCTACGAGGCGCCGGTGTTGCCGCGCGCCGATGGCAAGCCCGGTGGCCCACCGCCGGCCGACGAGGTGAACTCGCTCGAGATCCGGCACCTGATCCATCCGCCCGTCGTGCGCGTCGGCGATGACAACCAGACCGCGACCGCGGCGACCTGCTACAGCATCGTCGCCACCAGCGGGGACGGCGACGACTTCCGGCGCGGGGTGCACGAGGGCGGCTACATCTTCGGCTTCCGCCGGGATCCCGACGTCTGGCGGTTCTGCAGCATGACGGTGATCAGCGAGAACGCCCGCAACCCGATGTTCCAGCGATAG
- a CDS encoding ABC transporter substrate-binding protein: MKVTRHLRLRVLGMVAVLAMFGASCGDDSATPTDDPTDSADTDTGSDSDSDSGDSDTGDSDGESADSITIGVFAESQGLDPIIQSSTGLAGGMENAAIYDVLMRWIPETGEYEPHVAESLTANDDFTEWTLALRPEVEFSDGTPLTADAVIASINRHIENNSRTAGLVTPIASMEATDDHTVVFGFESPFASLPFSLASAPGMIVNPAAVEAMGEDFPTNPQGAGVGPYVIDSFLPNEAVTLTANPDYWGGAPAIGELRFVFVAGASATYETFKSGQFQAAFLRDDAAINQARDDGFDGFEAVYSAGGVILMNNGVRVTCTGEAEDAAICEGEEAGATPRVESIANDLRIRQAVAAAINLDTLNERAFEGAGRMSTSLIHEESSWFNGIEGPQYDLDLATQLVDEVKAEGWDGTIRIACHDGLPAWGTAVGAMLEAAGFAPVIEDQRDIQANISAIIVQKDFDLACWGLTIADEAPLFAMNRDFNPALNGLGGNFGGYENDEVGALLAGASSAGPDEIQAIVDGIATAYTEDVPLLSLQATSDFILMNPDLDGAELTVGSVVLFDDATFAG, translated from the coding sequence ATGAAAGTCACACGACACCTACGGCTGCGCGTGTTGGGAATGGTCGCCGTTCTGGCGATGTTCGGCGCATCGTGCGGGGACGACAGTGCCACGCCGACCGATGACCCGACCGATTCCGCCGACACCGACACGGGTTCCGACTCCGACTCCGACTCCGGCGACAGCGACACCGGCGACAGCGATGGCGAGAGTGCCGATTCGATCACCATCGGCGTGTTCGCCGAATCGCAGGGGCTCGACCCGATCATCCAGAGCAGCACCGGTCTCGCCGGTGGCATGGAGAACGCGGCAATCTACGACGTCCTCATGCGCTGGATTCCCGAAACGGGCGAGTACGAGCCCCACGTGGCCGAGTCGCTCACCGCCAATGACGACTTCACCGAGTGGACCCTGGCGCTGCGACCCGAGGTCGAGTTCAGCGACGGCACACCGCTCACGGCCGATGCCGTGATCGCCAGCATCAATCGTCACATCGAGAACAACTCTCGTACGGCGGGCCTGGTCACCCCGATCGCCTCGATGGAGGCCACCGACGACCACACCGTGGTGTTCGGGTTCGAGTCGCCGTTCGCGTCGCTGCCCTTCTCACTCGCGTCGGCACCGGGGATGATCGTGAACCCCGCAGCCGTCGAGGCAATGGGCGAGGACTTCCCGACCAATCCGCAGGGTGCCGGTGTCGGCCCCTACGTGATCGACAGCTTCCTGCCCAACGAGGCGGTCACGCTGACGGCCAACCCCGACTACTGGGGCGGTGCACCCGCCATCGGCGAACTCCGCTTCGTGTTCGTGGCCGGGGCCTCGGCCACCTACGAGACCTTCAAGAGCGGACAGTTCCAGGCAGCGTTCCTGCGCGACGACGCCGCGATCAACCAGGCCCGAGACGACGGCTTCGACGGATTCGAGGCGGTCTACTCCGCGGGCGGCGTGATCCTCATGAACAACGGTGTACGTGTGACGTGCACCGGTGAAGCCGAGGACGCCGCCATCTGTGAGGGCGAGGAAGCCGGCGCGACCCCCCGCGTCGAGTCGATCGCCAACGACCTGCGTATCCGTCAGGCCGTGGCCGCCGCGATCAACCTCGACACACTCAACGAGCGGGCGTTCGAGGGCGCCGGTCGCATGTCGACCTCGCTCATCCACGAGGAGAGCAGCTGGTTCAACGGCATCGAAGGGCCGCAGTACGACCTCGATCTCGCCACACAGCTGGTCGACGAGGTCAAGGCCGAAGGTTGGGACGGCACGATCCGCATCGCCTGCCACGACGGTCTCCCCGCCTGGGGTACCGCGGTGGGCGCGATGCTCGAAGCGGCCGGGTTCGCTCCGGTCATCGAGGACCAGCGTGACATCCAGGCCAACATCAGCGCGATCATCGTGCAGAAGGACTTCGATCTCGCCTGCTGGGGCCTGACCATTGCCGACGAAGCACCACTGTTCGCGATGAACCGCGACTTCAACCCGGCCCTCAACGGACTGGGCGGCAACTTCGGTGGCTACGAGAACGACGAGGTCGGCGCACTCCTCGCCGGTGCGTCGTCGGCCGGCCCCGACGAGATCCAGGCGATCGTCGATGGCATCGCCACGGCGTACACCGAGGACGTCCCGTTGTTGTCCCTCCAAGCAACCTCGGACTTCATCCTCATGAACCCGGATCTCGACGGGGCCGAGCTGACGGTCGGGTCGGTGGTGCTCTTCGACGACGCCACCTTCGCCGGGTGA
- a CDS encoding SDR family oxidoreductase: MPAPVAIVTGAGDGIGQATALRLADAGYRLTLVDVAQEALVATAAEIADGANPTPVHTVVTDVTDEAATQAAVDETIEQFGRLDVLVNVVGGSRPGKTVLDLDLAEWNTMLALNLTSTFLMCRAAIPHIGPGGAIINVSSGAGVRGMKANPGYVAAKAGVVALTRALAIDHGGDGIRVNAVAPGPIRTPLMRRNRTPDEIDAMGGLSLTGRIGEPREIADVIAWLAGDESSYVMGQTIEVDGGTSPSI; this comes from the coding sequence ATGCCGGCTCCCGTCGCCATCGTGACGGGGGCCGGAGACGGCATCGGCCAGGCGACCGCACTTCGCCTGGCCGATGCCGGCTACCGGCTCACCCTCGTCGACGTCGCGCAGGAGGCGCTGGTCGCCACCGCGGCGGAGATCGCCGACGGCGCCAATCCGACCCCGGTGCACACGGTCGTCACTGACGTCACTGACGAAGCGGCCACTCAGGCTGCCGTCGACGAGACGATCGAACAGTTCGGTCGGCTCGACGTGCTGGTCAACGTCGTCGGCGGGAGTCGGCCGGGCAAGACCGTGCTCGACCTCGACCTGGCCGAATGGAACACCATGCTGGCCCTCAACCTGACGAGCACGTTCCTGATGTGTCGAGCCGCGATCCCCCACATCGGGCCGGGTGGCGCCATCATCAACGTCTCCTCGGGTGCCGGCGTGCGCGGGATGAAGGCGAACCCGGGCTATGTCGCGGCCAAGGCCGGGGTGGTCGCGCTCACCCGCGCCCTCGCCATCGACCACGGCGGCGACGGCATCCGTGTCAACGCGGTCGCCCCGGGTCCGATCCGCACCCCGCTGATGCGCCGCAATCGCACGCCCGACGAGATCGACGCCATGGGCGGCCTCTCGCTCACCGGGCGCATCGGTGAACCCAGGGAGATCGCCGACGTGATCGCATGGCTCGCCGGCGACGAGTCGTCCTATGTCATGGGTCAGACGATCGAGGTCGACGGTGGCACGTCGCCCTCGATCTGA
- a CDS encoding SDR family NAD(P)-dependent oxidoreductase → MEDFDGRVAVVTGAASGIGLALCHRLVGLGMQVVATDVQRDRLEGAVADLGESVLPRVVDVSDHGAMLTLAAEVFETCGGVHLLCNNAGVTVRTSLLEATHADWEWVLGVNVWGVIHGIEAFVPRMIAGGEPGHVVNTCSMAGFLAAARYGIYCATKHAVAAISESLAGDLADVGAPIGVTAPCPSAVATNFAQAETTRPARYGSPAASSTGTAEQDRINAARDSAQSADQVVDTIMAGVRNNELFVFPDDDARAPARDRMTRILG, encoded by the coding sequence ATGGAGGACTTCGACGGTCGGGTCGCCGTCGTCACCGGCGCGGCCAGCGGCATCGGACTGGCGTTGTGCCATCGCCTGGTGGGTCTCGGCATGCAAGTCGTGGCCACCGATGTCCAGCGGGACCGACTCGAGGGCGCGGTCGCCGATCTCGGCGAGTCCGTCCTCCCTCGCGTCGTCGACGTCTCGGATCACGGGGCCATGCTCACGCTCGCCGCCGAGGTGTTCGAGACCTGCGGCGGTGTTCATCTGCTGTGCAACAACGCAGGGGTGACCGTGCGCACCTCGCTGCTGGAGGCGACGCACGCCGACTGGGAATGGGTGCTCGGCGTCAACGTGTGGGGCGTGATCCACGGCATCGAGGCGTTCGTGCCCCGCATGATCGCCGGCGGTGAGCCGGGACACGTCGTCAACACCTGCTCGATGGCCGGTTTCCTGGCCGCGGCTCGCTACGGAATCTATTGCGCGACGAAACATGCCGTCGCCGCGATCTCGGAGTCGCTTGCGGGCGACCTCGCCGATGTCGGTGCGCCCATCGGGGTCACCGCGCCCTGCCCGTCGGCGGTCGCCACCAACTTCGCGCAGGCCGAGACCACCCGGCCCGCCCGCTACGGATCCCCGGCCGCGTCGAGCACCGGCACGGCCGAGCAGGATCGCATCAACGCGGCGCGAGACTCGGCCCAGAGCGCCGACCAGGTGGTCGATACCATCATGGCCGGGGTGCGGAACAACGAACTGTTCGTGTTCCCCGACGACGACGCCCGGGCGCCGGCCCGCGACCGCATGACGAGGATCCTCGGCTGA
- a CDS encoding nuclear transport factor 2 family protein, with translation MNAPTDQYLRDRLAILDTVTAYFIAIDHREFDRLDQVFSADAVADFDGKAVGPGLEAIIDFVAGRGKIDYPVDIQNLQLSQHQISNHVVRIDGDTGWSETYAVAYLVDRPDSGPRMRTRGLRYQDVLTRTADGWRVSDRTHVCDWMRLDALEWAATGITPLPDQLRS, from the coding sequence ATGAACGCACCCACCGACCAGTACCTCCGCGACCGACTCGCCATACTCGACACGGTGACGGCGTACTTCATCGCCATCGATCATCGCGAGTTCGACCGGCTCGATCAGGTCTTCTCGGCCGACGCCGTCGCCGACTTCGACGGCAAGGCGGTCGGGCCCGGCCTCGAGGCGATCATCGACTTCGTCGCCGGCCGGGGCAAGATCGACTACCCGGTCGACATCCAGAACCTCCAGCTCTCCCAGCATCAGATCTCGAATCACGTGGTCCGGATCGACGGCGACACGGGCTGGTCGGAGACCTATGCGGTGGCCTATCTCGTCGACCGGCCCGACTCGGGGCCCCGCATGCGGACGCGGGGCCTCCGGTACCAGGACGTCCTGACCCGTACCGCCGACGGCTGGCGGGTCAGCGACCGGACCCACGTGTGCGACTGGATGCGTCTCGACGCACTCGAATGGGCCGCCACCGGCATCACTCCCCTCCCCGACCAGCTCCGGTCCTGA
- a CDS encoding carboxymuconolactone decarboxylase family protein, translating into MAHIGIPDGDGLERERIWQHKPAVGAALTQLAVALYTDSLLSVREQELARMRVVVINGCHY; encoded by the coding sequence ATGGCACACATCGGCATTCCCGACGGCGACGGCCTCGAACGCGAACGCATCTGGCAGCACAAGCCGGCGGTGGGCGCCGCGCTCACCCAGCTGGCCGTGGCCCTCTACACCGACAGCCTGCTCTCGGTGCGCGAGCAGGAACTGGCCCGCATGCGGGTCGTGGTCATCAACGGGTGCCACTATTGA
- a CDS encoding FCD domain-containing protein, whose product MARPQSQRRSPRLAEDVANQLRGRILAGEFAETESLPTQDRLVEEYRVSLPSVREALRILETEGLLTVLRGKVGGSVVHVPQTKKVGYMLGLVLESRGVEVDEVLSAIAQVEPLCAAACARREDRLTTVVPELEEIQAASTVAIDDPAAFARAARRFHEVLVEGCGNQPLVVIVGALEALWSGQVETAGDKIDFGAFPEVTTREASLEEHRQMIDHIAAGDPEKAAAAAQAHNHDPGRHQLSGQSVLVSAEPLRES is encoded by the coding sequence ATGGCCCGACCCCAATCGCAACGACGATCGCCACGCCTGGCCGAGGACGTCGCCAACCAGCTCCGGGGTCGGATCCTGGCCGGCGAGTTCGCGGAAACCGAGTCGCTCCCCACGCAGGACCGACTGGTCGAGGAATACCGCGTCAGTCTGCCGTCGGTTCGGGAAGCCCTTCGCATCCTCGAGACCGAGGGCCTCCTCACCGTGCTGCGGGGAAAGGTCGGCGGCTCGGTCGTCCACGTTCCGCAGACGAAGAAGGTCGGGTACATGCTGGGCCTGGTTCTCGAATCCCGGGGGGTCGAGGTCGACGAGGTGCTGTCGGCCATCGCCCAGGTCGAGCCGCTCTGCGCCGCGGCCTGCGCCCGCCGCGAGGACCGGCTCACCACCGTGGTCCCCGAACTCGAGGAGATCCAGGCGGCGTCCACTGTCGCCATCGACGATCCCGCCGCCTTCGCCCGCGCCGCCCGCCGATTCCACGAGGTGCTGGTCGAGGGATGCGGCAACCAGCCCCTGGTCGTCATCGTCGGCGCCCTCGAGGCGCTCTGGTCGGGACAGGTGGAGACCGCGGGCGACAAGATCGACTTCGGTGCCTTCCCCGAGGTCACGACCCGTGAGGCATCGCTCGAAGAGCACCGTCAGATGATCGACCACATCGCGGCCGGCGATCCCGAGAAGGCCGCGGCCGCAGCGCAGGCCCACAACCACGACCCGGGTCGACACCAGCTCTCGGGGCAGTCCGTGCTCGTCTCGGCCGAACCGCTGCGCGAGTCCTGA